A single genomic interval of Bradyrhizobium sp. sBnM-33 harbors:
- a CDS encoding ABC transporter ATP-binding protein has protein sequence MAEIEIRALRKAFDGAEVLKGVDLTIEDGEFISLVGPSGCGKSTLLRIIAGLEPQSSGEIRIDGASADGIRPSARNLAMVFQSYALYPHLSVFDNIAVPLRMKRLSALERAPFVGRLMPGRRRAERVIRDDVERVAEQLEISPLLKRKPGQLSGGQRQRVAVGRAIVRQPRAFLFDEPLSNLDAKLRVHMRAEIAQLHRQLKTTFIYVTHDQAEAMTMSGRIAVMIAGELIQVGTPTAVYDDPCDIRVAEFVGTPKINAFPGRVRSDGRLEVLGHVLHVATPAPEGECRICVRPERIELVSHGLLSGTVVHLENLGSEAFVHIGSAGIDAPVVARVNDPGQLPAIGATVGYGFAPEAVRAFDVNGKRVATSVPSRVERPREMAVV, from the coding sequence ATGGCCGAGATCGAGATTCGGGCGCTTCGCAAGGCCTTTGACGGCGCCGAGGTTCTGAAAGGCGTCGATCTCACGATCGAGGACGGCGAGTTCATCTCCCTCGTCGGTCCGTCGGGGTGCGGCAAATCCACGCTTCTGCGCATCATCGCCGGTCTCGAACCGCAGTCCTCCGGCGAAATCCGGATTGACGGTGCCAGTGCCGACGGCATCAGGCCAAGCGCGCGCAATCTGGCAATGGTGTTTCAGTCCTACGCGCTTTATCCGCATCTGAGCGTGTTTGACAATATCGCCGTTCCGCTGCGAATGAAGCGCCTGTCTGCGCTGGAACGCGCGCCGTTCGTGGGCCGGCTGATGCCTGGTCGCCGCCGCGCCGAACGCGTTATTCGCGACGATGTCGAAAGGGTGGCCGAGCAGCTCGAAATTTCTCCGTTGCTGAAGCGCAAGCCCGGCCAATTGTCCGGCGGCCAGCGCCAGCGCGTTGCCGTCGGCCGCGCCATCGTGCGTCAGCCGCGCGCGTTTCTGTTCGACGAGCCGCTGTCCAATCTCGACGCCAAGCTTCGCGTGCATATGCGCGCCGAGATCGCCCAACTGCACCGCCAACTCAAGACGACCTTCATCTACGTCACCCACGACCAGGCCGAGGCCATGACCATGTCGGGACGGATTGCGGTCATGATTGCCGGCGAGCTGATTCAGGTGGGTACGCCCACCGCCGTCTATGACGACCCCTGTGATATCCGCGTCGCCGAATTCGTCGGCACGCCGAAGATAAACGCGTTTCCCGGCCGTGTCCGCAGCGATGGCCGGCTGGAGGTGCTCGGACACGTTCTCCACGTGGCAACACCGGCGCCGGAAGGAGAGTGCCGCATCTGCGTCCGGCCGGAGCGGATCGAGCTGGTTTCGCACGGGCTCCTTTCGGGCACGGTCGTTCATCTGGAAAATCTAGGATCGGAAGCCTTCGTCCATATCGGCAGCGCGGGCATTGATGCGCCCGTGGTGGCGCGCGTCAACGACCCCGGCCAGTTGCCGGCGATCGGAGCCACGGTCGGCTACGGCTTTGCGCCGGAGGCGGTTCGCGCCTTCGACGTCAACGGTAAGCGGGTCGCGACCTCCGTCCCGTCGCGCGTCGAGCGGCCACGGGAGATGGCCGTTGTCTGA
- a CDS encoding DUF899 domain-containing protein, which translates to MQPHTVVSREEWIAARKAHLAHEKEYTKARERLNEERRALPWVKVEKNYMFDGPDGKVSLGDLFKGRNQLVVQHLMFAPDWNEACKSCSFWADGFDRMIPHLAARDTTMVAISRAPLQKLTAFKQRMGWTFDWLSSGANEFNYDYGVSFTPEQLKSGTTLYNFGTTPFGGEEAPGISVFYRDEAGTVFHTYSCFSRGLDMMNAAYHYLDLTPLGRHEEGLPYPMDWVRLRDQYQPAPVHASCCHG; encoded by the coding sequence ATGCAACCGCACACCGTCGTCTCCCGCGAAGAGTGGATCGCCGCCCGCAAGGCGCACCTTGCGCATGAGAAGGAATACACCAAAGCGCGCGAGCGCCTGAACGAGGAGCGCCGCGCGCTGCCGTGGGTCAAGGTCGAGAAGAACTATATGTTCGACGGGCCTGACGGGAAGGTGTCGCTCGGCGACCTGTTCAAGGGACGCAACCAACTCGTAGTGCAGCATCTAATGTTCGCGCCCGACTGGAATGAGGCCTGCAAGAGCTGCTCGTTCTGGGCTGACGGGTTCGACCGCATGATTCCGCATCTGGCCGCCCGCGACACCACGATGGTCGCGATCTCGCGCGCGCCGCTGCAAAAGCTTACCGCATTCAAGCAGCGGATGGGTTGGACCTTCGATTGGCTGTCGTCGGGTGCAAATGAGTTCAATTACGATTACGGCGTCTCGTTCACGCCCGAGCAGCTCAAGTCGGGCACCACGCTCTATAATTTCGGCACCACGCCCTTCGGCGGCGAAGAGGCGCCGGGCATCAGCGTGTTCTACCGCGACGAGGCCGGGACCGTCTTCCACACCTATTCCTGTTTCTCGCGCGGCCTCGACATGATGAACGCCGCCTATCACTATCTCGACCTCACCCCGCTTGGACGTCACGAGGAAGGCCTGCCCTATCCGATGGATTGGGTGCGGCTACGTGACCAGTACCAGCCCGCGCCAGTTCATGCATCTTGTTGTCATGGTTGA
- a CDS encoding DUF1428 domain-containing protein, producing MPYVDGFIVPVPKKNLEAYSRLSKKCGKIWREYGALDYREWVAEDVKVGKFTSFPRSVKLKPGETVVFAWITYKSRAQRDKINAKVMADPRLNEMMDPKSKPPFDGKRMIFGGFESLVKV from the coding sequence ATGCCCTACGTCGATGGCTTCATCGTTCCCGTACCGAAGAAGAATCTCGAAGCCTACTCCCGCCTGTCGAAGAAGTGCGGCAAGATCTGGCGTGAATACGGTGCGCTGGACTATCGCGAATGGGTCGCCGAGGACGTCAAGGTCGGCAAGTTCACCTCGTTCCCGCGCAGCGTCAAGCTGAAGCCGGGTGAGACCGTCGTGTTCGCCTGGATCACCTACAAGTCGCGCGCCCAGCGCGACAAGATCAACGCCAAGGTGATGGCGGACCCGCGGCTCAATGAAATGATGGATCCGAAATCGAAGCCGCCGTTCGACGGCAAGCGGATGATCTTCGGCGGATTCGAGAGCCTGGTGAAGGTGTAG